In one window of Zhihengliuella sp. ISTPL4 DNA:
- a CDS encoding KPN_02809 family neutral zinc metallopeptidase — MTFNPDADLSRNTTRRRGRTAAIAGGSGVGVLALLALIAGPLLGIDLSGLVGGAPGGGSEPAGGSAIENCDSGADANANVDCRMAGAQLALDAFWEDNVEGYQAPQLIVVDGATSTQCGTASNAVGPFYCPPEETVYIDPTFFQLMQQQFGASAGNLAQLYIVGHEWGHHIQNLLGAMEQYPNNGTGPGSNGVRMELQADCYAGGWLGRATEQTDADGDPYLEKPTEAQIRDALNAASTVGDDHIQEQSGQVNPETWTHGSSEQRQRWFAEGYQNGLDACEQVFTLPADQLDP, encoded by the coding sequence TCCGGCGTCGGAGTGCTCGCCCTCCTCGCCCTCATCGCCGGCCCTCTGCTGGGCATCGACCTGAGCGGACTCGTCGGCGGCGCGCCCGGGGGTGGGAGCGAGCCCGCCGGCGGTTCGGCCATCGAGAACTGCGACAGCGGCGCCGACGCGAACGCGAACGTCGACTGCCGCATGGCGGGCGCGCAGCTCGCGCTCGATGCCTTCTGGGAGGACAACGTGGAGGGGTACCAGGCTCCGCAGCTCATCGTCGTCGACGGAGCGACCTCCACGCAGTGCGGCACCGCCTCCAACGCGGTCGGCCCGTTCTACTGCCCGCCGGAGGAGACCGTCTACATCGACCCCACGTTCTTCCAGCTCATGCAGCAGCAGTTCGGGGCCTCGGCCGGGAACCTCGCGCAGCTCTACATCGTCGGGCACGAGTGGGGTCACCACATCCAGAACCTCCTCGGGGCGATGGAGCAGTACCCGAACAACGGGACGGGTCCCGGCAGCAACGGCGTGCGCATGGAGCTGCAGGCCGACTGCTACGCCGGCGGCTGGCTCGGCCGCGCGACCGAGCAGACCGACGCCGACGGGGATCCGTACCTCGAGAAGCCGACCGAGGCGCAGATCCGGGACGCCCTGAACGCGGCGTCGACCGTCGGCGACGATCACATCCAGGAGCAGTCCGGGCAGGTGAACCCGGAGACCTGGACCCACGGCTCCAGCGAGCAGCGTCAGCGCTGGTTCGCGGAGGGGTACCAGAACGGGCTCGATGCGTGCGAGCAGGTGTTCACCCTCCCCGCCGATCAGCTCGACCCGTAG